Proteins co-encoded in one Medicago truncatula cultivar Jemalong A17 chromosome 8, MtrunA17r5.0-ANR, whole genome shotgun sequence genomic window:
- the LOC25501656 gene encoding oxygen-evolving enhancer protein 1, chloroplastic, protein MAASLQAAATLMQPTKLRSNSLQLKSTQSVSKAFGLEHYGAKVTCSLQSDFKELTHKFVEASKIAGFALATSALVVSGASAEGAPKRLTFDEIQSKTYLEVKGTGTANQCPTIDGGVDSFSFKPGKYNAKKFCLEPTSFTVKAEGVTKNTPLAFQNTKLMTRLTYTLDEIEGPFEVSSDGSVKFEEKDGIDYAAVTVQLPGGERVPFLFTIKQLVASGKPESFSGEYLVPSYRGSSFLDPKGRGASTGYDNAVALPAGGRGDEEELGKENNKSAASSKGKITLSVTQTKPETGEVIGVFESIQPSDTDLGAKAPKDVKIQGVWYAQLES, encoded by the exons ATGGCAGCCTCACTCCAAGCAGCTGCTACTCTCATGCAACCAACCAAGTTACGTAGCAACAGTTTGCAGCTTAAGTCTACTCAATCTGTTTCTAAGGCTTTTGGTTTGGAACACTATGGAGCTAAGGTTACTTGTTCACTTCAGTCTGATTTCAAGGAGTTGACTCACAAGTTTGTTGAAGCTTCTAAGATTGCTGGATTTGCTCTTGCTACCTCTGCTCTCGTTGTCTCT GGAGCAAGTGCAGAAGGTGCACCAAAGAGGCTGACATTCGACGAAATTCAAAGCAAAACATATTTGGAAGTCAAAGGAACCGGAACAGCAAACCAATGTCCAACCATTGATGGAGGAGTAGACTCATTCTCCTTCAAACCAGGAAAATACAACGCCAAGAAATTCTGCCTCGAACCAACTTCATTCACAGTTAAAGCAGAAGGTGTAACCAAGAACACCCCACTTGCATTCCAAAACACCAAACTCATGACACGTTTAACCTACACCCTCGACGAGATTGAAGGACCCTTTGAGGTTTCATCAGACGGCTCTGTCAAATTTGAGGAGAAAGATGGCATTGACTACGCCGCAGTCACAGTTCAGCTTCCCGGTGGTGAGCGTGTGCCATTCCTTTTCACCATCAAACAATTGGTAGCATCAGGGAAGCCAGAGAGCTTCAGTGGTGAGTATTTGGTACCATCATACAGAGGAAGCTCTTTCTTGGACCCAAAGGGAAGAGGTGCATCTACCGGTTATGACAATGCAGTTGCATTGCCAGCTGGAGGAAGAGGAGATGAAGAAGAACTTGGAAAGGAAAACAACAAGAGTGCTGCATCATCTAAGGGGAAAATCACATTGAGTGTTACTCAAACTAAGCCTGAGACTGGTGAAGTTATTGGTGTGTTTGAGAGTATTCAGCCGTCTGACACTGATTTGGGTGCTAAAGCACCAAAGGATGTTAAAATCCAAGGTGTTTGGTATGCTCAGCTTGAGTCATAG
- the LOC25501657 gene encoding cold-regulated 413 plasma membrane protein 2 yields MGRMLMNYLAMKTDPVVASLIDSDLNELKFAAKKLFNDAAMLGGKGVGMSLLRWIASFAAIYLLILDRTNWRTNMLTSLLVPYIFFSFPESLYNFFRGGVGKWFAFVAVVLRLFFNKHFPDWLELPGSIVLLLTVTPDLFAIKFRNNWIGVAIDLFIGCYLLQEHIRATGGFRNSFTQRHGISNTLGIIFLIVYPIWAMVIR; encoded by the exons ATGGGTAGAATGTTAATGAACTATTTGGCTATGAAAACGGACCCCGTTGTAGCTAGTTTAATTGATTCAGATTTGAATGAGCTTAAGTTTGCAGCTAAGAAGCTCTTCAATGATGCAGCTATGTTGGGAGGCAAAGGTGTTGGCATGTCTCTCCTTAGATGGATCGCTTCCTTTGCTGCCAT TTATTTACTGATATTGGATCGCACAAATTGGAGAACTAATATGCTGACTTCATTACTAGTGCCTTACATTTTCTTCAGCTTTCCAGAGTCcttgtataattttttcag aGGAGGAGTTGGAAAATGGTTTGCTTTCGTTGCAGTCGTGTTGAGGCTTTTCTTCAATAAACATTTTCCCG ATTGGTTGGAGTTGCCAGGATCAATAGTCCTTCTTTTGACAGTAACCCCTGATTTGTTTGCTATAAAGTTTAGGAACAATTGGATTGGAGTAGCAATTGATCTTTTCATTGGTTGTTACCTGCTACAAGAACATATTAGAGCTACTGGTGGATTCAGAAATTCTTTCACACAAAGACATGGAATATCTAACACACTTGGCATCATCTTTCTCATAGTCTATCCTATTTGGGCAATGGTTATCCGATGA